The Gordonia terrae genome contains the following window.
ATGCAGCTCGCCCGCGTAACCGACCGTGCGGCCGTCGACCGTGAGCCGCGCACAGCGGCCCGGATGCCACGGCCGGTGATCGTCGGCGGTGAGCTCGACGGTCACCCCCGCCGCCCGGCCGATCGTGCGGGCCGCCTCGAAGGCGTCGAGGTGATCGGCAGCGCGTCCCGGCCCCCAGGGCCCGGCGGGATCGCGCAATCCGGTGAGCACGACGCCGACGTGCAGCGGCTGATGCGGCAGTGAGGCGTCGAGTGCGGCGATCTCCTCGTCGGTCGGGCGACGCGTCACATCGAGCGCGTCGACAGCGGCCACGTGATCACCGGCGATGACGACCTGTCCGATGGTGAACAGCGACAGGTCACGCTGTCCGCGGGCGATGTTGCGCGCCGCCATCTCCAGGAGGCCCGGAAGCAGAGTGGTGTTCAGTTCGGGACGGTCGGACTCGAGCGGGTTGAGGACCTTGACGGTGCGTCGGCGTTCGTCGTCGGCCGGGAGGTCCCACAGGTCGAAGACGCCGGACGGCATGAACGGGTACGGCAGGACCTCGACGTAGCCGTCGAGCGCCAAAGTGCGGCCGACGCTGCGTCGACGACGTTGAACCGGGGTGAGCCCGGTGCCGCCCGGCGCCCGGGGCACCACCGCGGGGATGTCCTCGAGGCCTTCGAGCCGGAGGACCTCCTCCACGAGGTCGGCGCGCTGCCGGAGGTCGGGGCGCCACGAGGGCGGGAACACGTCGAGCTCGTCGGTTCCGGTCACCACGCAGCCGACCTCGGTCAGCCTGGTCAGGGTGGTGCCGGGCGGATACCCGATACCCGCGACGCGATCGGGTTCGTCGGCCGGGATCGAGATCGTCGACCGGATCGGGGTCTGGACGTGCGTCTCCGACAGCGGGGATGCGACGGTACCGCCGGCGATCTCGACGATCAGTCCGGCCGCACGGTCGGAGGCCACCGCGGTGATCTCAGGGTCGACGACCCGCTCGAATCTCTTGCTGGCCTCCGATGTCAGCTTGTGGCGCTTCGCGGTGCGGAAGACACGAACCGGGTCGAACGTCGCCGACTCCAGCAGCACGGTGGTGGTCTCCGGCCCCACCTCGGTGCTCGCGCCGCCCATGACGCCGGCCAGGGCGATCGGCCCGGTGTCATCGGTGATCAGCACATCCTCGGGGTCGAGGACGCGCACGGTGTCGTCGAGGGTGGTGAGCTTCTCCCCCGGTTGTGCCGAACGGACGGAGACGGTGCCCGTGATCCGGTCGGCGTCGAAGGCGTGCAGTGGCTGCCCGAGCTCGATCATCACGTAGTTGGTGATGTCGACGATCGCCGAGATCGGGCGGATCCCCGCGACCATGAGCCGCTTCTGCATCCACCACGGCGAGATGGCCGTGGGGTCGACGCCGGTGATCACCCGCGCGGTGTAGCGCGTGGCGCCGGAGTTCTCGTCGATGGCGACGGGCCACGCCGGGACCGAACCGTCGTCCGGCAGGTCCGCCGATCGCAATCCCGGATCGACGAACGGAACCCCGAAGCTGCCGGCGAGTTCGCGCCCGAGTCCGCGCACCGAGAACGCGTAACCGCGGTCCGGCGTCACGTTCACGTCGATGGCCGCGTCGTCGAGTCCGAGCACCTCGCGGGCGTCGGCACCGGGCTCGGCGGTTCCGGGCGCGAGGACGAGGATGCCGCTGTGATCGGTACCGATCCCCAGCTCGGAGACCGAACAGATCATGCCGTCGGAAACGCGTCCATAGGTCTTGCGCGAGGCGATCTCGAACGGACCGGGGAGCACGACGCCGGGCAGGGCCGCGACGATCAGATCACCCTCGGCGAAGTTGCGTGCACCGCAGACGATTCCGCGCGGCTCGGCCTCACCGACCGCGACCGTGCAGAACCGGATCGGCTTCTTGAACTCGGTGAGTTCCTCGATGGTCTCGACGCGACCGATCACAAGCGGGCCGGTGATCTCCGGGAACTGCTCGATGTCCTCGATCTCGAAACCCACGCGGACGAAACCGGCGTCGATCTCCTCGGTCGTGGCCGACCACTGCGGGTCGCCGGCGCGGAGGGCCTCGGTGTACCAGGACTGTGGTGCACGCACTGTGTATCAACTACTTTCGTCGCGTCGTGAGAAGTCGGCGGGGTCGGTCCGGGCCGGACGAGGTCAGGCGGCCGGACCGAACGGGAGGGTGAAGCGGATGTCACCCTCGACCATGTCGCGCATGTCGGAGATGTCGTTGCGGAACTGCAGGGTCCGTTCCAGACCCATGCCGAACGCAAATCCCGAGTAGACGTCCGGGTCGATACCGCTGGCGCGCAACACATTCGGGTTGACCATGCCGCAACCGCCCCACTCCACCCAGCCCGGCCCGCCCTTCTTGGCGGGGAACCACACGTCGACCTCGGCGGAGGGTTCGGTGAACGGGAAGTAGCTCGCCCGCATGCGGGTCGTCGTCTCCGGCCCGAAGAGCGCACGGGCGAAGGTCTCGAGGGTGCCGCGCAGGTTGGCGAGCGTGAGTCCCTTGTCGACGGCGAGGCCCTCGATCTGATGGAACACCGGGGTATGGGTCGCGTCGAGTTCGTCGGTACGGAACGTACGGCCGGGGCACGCGACGTAGATGGGCAGGTCGCGGCTCAGCATGGAGCGGACCTGCACCGGTGAGGTGTGCGTCCGCAGGACCTGCCGGGACCCCTCGGGTGCGATGTAGAAGGTGTCCTGCATGGACCGTGCGGGGTGATCGGGGAGGAAGTTCAGCGCGTCGAAGTTGTGATGCTCGGTCTCGACCTCCGGGCCCTCCGCGATCTCCCAGCCCATGCCGACGAACACGTCGGCCACCTGCTCGGCGATCACGGTGATGGGATGGCGTGCACCCACCGGACGTCGGCCGCTCGGCAACGTCACGTCGATGGATTCGGCGACGAGCACCGCCGCGTCGCGCTCGGCGTCGAGGACGGCGGTCCGCGCCTCCAATGCCGCCGACACCCGGCCGCGGACCTGATTCACCAGCTTGCCCGCCTCGGAGCGCTGATCCTTGGGGATGGAGCCCAGCGCGCGTCGGGCGAGCGCGATCGGCGAACGATCGCCGAGGTGCGCCGACTTGGCCGCCGCGAGCTGATCGAGGTCGGCCGCCGCCTCGAACGCCGCGATCGCCGCCGAGGCGGCCGCCTCGAGGTCGTCGGGTCCCGGGAATGCCGTTGCGTCGGCGGAAGTGGCCACGGTGGGCGTGCTCCTCATGCGTCGATCGGTGGATGGTCGGCATCGTCGTCGCGGTGTGCACGCCGACCCAGCGGGGCCGACGGGCGCCTCGGGTGCCGACGATGACTCCCGTCGAGGGTAGACGACTACCGCGGGGCGCTGACCTGCAGGGAGGCGTCGTCTCCAGGAGGCGATCCCGCCGCGGTCCGGCGACCGGCGGGAACCGCCAGCCGACGGGCGCCGATGGCACACGCGAGGCCCAGGACCAGCCACCACACGCCGTCCCCGGTCAGACCGCCACGCGCGAGCATCAGGATCGCCACGCCGAGGCCGGCCAGCACCGTAAGCAGGGCCGCGCTCCGCACCGGCCCGCTGCGCCGGGCGATCGGTTCGTCCCACCACGGGAGGGACCGGTTCTCGAGCGGAGACAGCACTGCGACCACCGGGACCATGACCGCGAGCAGCAGCACGGTCTGCGCCCCGACGATCACCGGGAACGACGCCGAGTGGACGTCGGCGCGGTCGACACCCAGCGCGGCGCACGTTCCGACGATCGCGGCGAGCACCGGCAGATGCCAGAGGTAGAGGGTCATCGCGCCGCGGTTGCCCAGCACCACCCACCACCAGACCATCGGACGGTCGGCGAGGACCGCGAGGAACCGGCGCACGGCGATCGCGCCCGCGCACAGCACGATCGCGTGGCCGGCGAGCAGCAGGCTCGGCGGGCTCATGTTCGACAGCTGCTGACCCGGCACGGTGACGAGCGAGACCTCATAGGGTCCCCACGAGACGAGGGCGGCGTCGACGGCGAGCCCGCCGACGGCCACCATGAGGGCGATCCCGGGCCGCAGGATCCTCTTGGCGTAGGCGATCCCGAGAACAGCGGGGATCGTCCACACGGTGAGGAAGTTCAGATAGCCCAGCGCAGCGGGTCCGTCCGCGAGCCGGACGGCGTCGACCAATGCGGTACTCCCCCAACACACGCCCAGCGCGACCGCCACACCACCGGCGGAGGAGAGCCGCTGCAGGAACGGGACCACGGCCAGGACCAGCAGGTAGGCGCCCAGGAACCACAGGAGCTGCACCCCGAGGCGCGCGACGACGTCGGCCGTGGCCACGGCACCGATACGGGACAGGACGGCGTAGACGGCCACGACCGCACCGAGGTACCAGAAGACCGGACGCAGCAGCCGCTGAGTCCGCGCGAGGAGCCACTGCCCCGCCGTCGGGGTGTCGCCCTCGCCGCGCGAGGTCCAGCCGCGGGTCGCCGCGGCTGCGCCGGCGAAGAAGAACAGCGGCAGCACCTGCAGCAGCCAGGTCGCCGGTTGCAGCGCGGGTACCTCGCCGAGTGTGTTGCCCAGCTCGATCGAGCCGTCGGCGACCTCGACGGTGAGCATGATCGAGTGACCGGCGACGACAACGACGAGGGACACGATGCGGATGAGGTCGATGACGCGGTCCCGGTGTCCGGTGAGGGCGTCGA
Protein-coding sequences here:
- the pheS gene encoding phenylalanine--tRNA ligase subunit alpha; translation: MATSADATAFPGPDDLEAAASAAIAAFEAAADLDQLAAAKSAHLGDRSPIALARRALGSIPKDQRSEAGKLVNQVRGRVSAALEARTAVLDAERDAAVLVAESIDVTLPSGRRPVGARHPITVIAEQVADVFVGMGWEIAEGPEVETEHHNFDALNFLPDHPARSMQDTFYIAPEGSRQVLRTHTSPVQVRSMLSRDLPIYVACPGRTFRTDELDATHTPVFHQIEGLAVDKGLTLANLRGTLETFARALFGPETTTRMRASYFPFTEPSAEVDVWFPAKKGGPGWVEWGGCGMVNPNVLRASGIDPDVYSGFAFGMGLERTLQFRNDISDMRDMVEGDIRFTLPFGPAA
- the pheT gene encoding phenylalanine--tRNA ligase subunit beta, giving the protein MRAPQSWYTEALRAGDPQWSATTEEIDAGFVRVGFEIEDIEQFPEITGPLVIGRVETIEELTEFKKPIRFCTVAVGEAEPRGIVCGARNFAEGDLIVAALPGVVLPGPFEIASRKTYGRVSDGMICSVSELGIGTDHSGILVLAPGTAEPGADAREVLGLDDAAIDVNVTPDRGYAFSVRGLGRELAGSFGVPFVDPGLRSADLPDDGSVPAWPVAIDENSGATRYTARVITGVDPTAISPWWMQKRLMVAGIRPISAIVDITNYVMIELGQPLHAFDADRITGTVSVRSAQPGEKLTTLDDTVRVLDPEDVLITDDTGPIALAGVMGGASTEVGPETTTVLLESATFDPVRVFRTAKRHKLTSEASKRFERVVDPEITAVASDRAAGLIVEIAGGTVASPLSETHVQTPIRSTISIPADEPDRVAGIGYPPGTTLTRLTEVGCVVTGTDELDVFPPSWRPDLRQRADLVEEVLRLEGLEDIPAVVPRAPGGTGLTPVQRRRRSVGRTLALDGYVEVLPYPFMPSGVFDLWDLPADDERRRTVKVLNPLESDRPELNTTLLPGLLEMAARNIARGQRDLSLFTIGQVVIAGDHVAAVDALDVTRRPTDEEIAALDASLPHQPLHVGVVLTGLRDPAGPWGPGRAADHLDAFEAARTIGRAAGVTVELTADDHRPWHPGRCARLTVDGRTVGYAGELHPAVLERAHLPKRTCAVEIDIDALPLDQRLPAPSVSVFPAVLQDVNVVVGGEVPAADVQAALRDGAGDLLEDIALFDVFTGEQVGAGNKSLTFSLRFRAADRTLTEDEANEAKLAAVDAAASRVGARLR
- a CDS encoding acyltransferase family protein, giving the protein MLSTESGRPAGIRSVPTGLPTPRELDALTGHRDRVIDLIRIVSLVVVVAGHSIMLTVEVADGSIELGNTLGEVPALQPATWLLQVLPLFFFAGAAAATRGWTSRGEGDTPTAGQWLLARTQRLLRPVFWYLGAVVAVYAVLSRIGAVATADVVARLGVQLLWFLGAYLLVLAVVPFLQRLSSAGGVAVALGVCWGSTALVDAVRLADGPAALGYLNFLTVWTIPAVLGIAYAKRILRPGIALMVAVGGLAVDAALVSWGPYEVSLVTVPGQQLSNMSPPSLLLAGHAIVLCAGAIAVRRFLAVLADRPMVWWWVVLGNRGAMTLYLWHLPVLAAIVGTCAALGVDRADVHSASFPVIVGAQTVLLLAVMVPVVAVLSPLENRSLPWWDEPIARRSGPVRSAALLTVLAGLGVAILMLARGGLTGDGVWWLVLGLACAIGARRLAVPAGRRTAAGSPPGDDASLQVSAPR